Proteins encoded together in one Lathyrus oleraceus cultivar Zhongwan6 chromosome 5, CAAS_Psat_ZW6_1.0, whole genome shotgun sequence window:
- the LOC127085424 gene encoding uncharacterized protein LOC127085424, giving the protein MLVWLNTLKSLLIIFYAFFLSFEPNMVLDSLKRFQVKSVLLGRRIYMILLRKRMKDKDQIFKIYGWAEISNQSMTDLANMVNSELSMLLHKLHGGYHKRGYLIYTWISPPTLKCFN; this is encoded by the exons ATGTTGGTTTGGTTAAATACTTTGAAATCacttttaattattttttatgcTTTTTTTTTGTCTTTCGAGCCAAACATGGTGTTGGATTCGCTAAAGAGGTTTCAAGTGAAGAGTGTTTTGCTTGGTCGTAGAATTTATATGATTCTCTTAAGAAAGAGGATGAAGGATAAAGATCAG atttttaaaatatatgGCTGGGCAGAAATTTCTAATCAAAGTATGACGGACTTAGCAAACATGGTGAATTCAGAATTATCAATGTTATTGCACAAATTACATGGAG GTTATCATAAACGAGGGTATCTTATCTATACTTGGATATCACCACCCACATTGAAATGTTTTAACTAG
- the LOC127085423 gene encoding vicilin precursor — protein sequence MAATTMKASFPLLMLMGISFLASVCVSSRSDPQNPFIFKSNKFQTLFENENGHIRLLQKFDQRSKIFENLQNYRLLEYKSKPHTIFLPQHTDADYILVVLSGKAILTVLKPDDRNSFNLERGDTIKLPAGTIAYLVNRDDNEELRVLDLAIPVNRPGQLQSFLLSGNQNQQNYLSGFSKNILEASFNTDYEEIEKVLLEEHEKETQHRRSLKDKRQQSQEENVIVKLSRGQIEELSKNAKSTSKKSVSSESEPFNLRSRGPIYSNEFGKFFEITPEKNPQLQDLDIFVNSVEIKEGSLLLPHYNSRAIVIVTVNEGKGDFELVGQRNENQQEQRKEDDEEEEQGEEEINKQVQNYKAKLSSGDVFVIPAGHPVAVKASSNLDLLGFGINAENNQRNFLAGDEDNVISQIQRPVKELAFPGSAQEVDRILENQKQSHFADAQPQQRERGSRETRDRLSSV from the exons ATGGCTGCTACTACAATGAAAGCTTCATTTCCACTTTTGATGCTAATGGGAATTTCTTTCCTAGCATCAGTGTGTGTTTCTTCTAGGTCTGATCCTCAAAATCCTTTTATCTTCAAGTCTAACAAGTTTCAAACTCTTTTTGAGAATGAAAATGGGCACATTCGACTTCTGCAGAAATTTGACCAACGTTCTAAAATTTTCGAGAATCTACAAAACTACCGTCTTTTGGAATATAAGTCCAAACCTCACACAATATTTCTTCCACAGCACACCGATGCCGATTACATCCTTGTTGTACTCAGTG GAAAAGCTATACTCACAGTGTTGAAACCCGATGATAGAAACTCCTTCAACCTTGAGCGCGGAGATACGATAAAACTTCCTGCTGGCACAATTGCTTATTTGGTTAACAGAGATGACAACGAGGAGCTTAGAGTATTAGATCTCGCCATTCCCGTAAATAGACCTGGCCAACTTCAG TCTTTCTTATTGTCTGGAAATCAAAACCAACAAAACTACTTATCTGGGTTCAGTAAGAACATTCTAGAGGCTTCCTTCAAT ACTGATTATGAAGAGATAGAAAAGGTTCTTTTAGAAGAGCATGAGAAAGAGACACAACACAGAAGAAGCCTTAAGGATAAGAGGCAGCAAAGTCAAGAAGAGAATGTAATAGTAAAATTATCAAGGGGACAAATTGAGGAATTGAGTAAAAATGCAAAGTCTACCTCCAAAAAAAGTGTTTCCTCTGAATCTGAACCATTCAACTTGAGAAGTCGCGGTCCTATCTATTCCAACGAGTTTGGAAAATTCTTTGAAATCACCCCAGAGAAAAATCCACAGCTTCAAGACTTGGATATATTTGTCAATTCTGTAGAGATTAAGGAG GGATCTTTATTGTTGCCACACTACAATTCAAGGGCCATAGTAATAGTAACAGTTAACGAAGGAAAAGGAGATTTTGAACTTGTGGGTCAAAGAAATGAAAACCAACAAGAGCAGAGAAAAGAAGATGACGAGGAAGAGGAACAAGGAGAAGAGGAGATAAATAAACAAGTGCAAAATTACAAAGCTAAATTATCTTCAGGAGATGTTTTTGTGATTCCAGCAGGCCATCCAGTTGCCGTAAAAGCTTCCTCAAATCTTGATTTGCTTGGGTTTGGTATTAATGCTGAGAACAATCAGAGGAACTTTCTTGCAG GCGATGAGGATAATGTGATTAGTCAGATACAGCGACCAGTGAAAGAGCTTGCATTCCCTGGATCAGCTCAAGAGGTTGATAGGATACTAGAGAATCAGAAACAATCCCACTTTGCAGATGCTCAACCTCAACAAAGGGAGAGAGGAAGTCGTGAAACAAGAGATCGTCTATCTTCAGTTTGA